CGCTGCTGGGCCAGGATGGAGACGGGGCGGTCCTGTTTGAAGTCGGTGCGACGTTCGGCCGGACGGTAGGCGTCGCGGCGGTCTCGCTCGGCCCAAGCTTTGGGGTCAAGTCGGGGGTTCTCGGGTTCGAGCCGAGGGGAGTCTTCGACGGTAGCGGCAAGGCCTCGAGGGTTCGGCGGCCGGGTTGGCCCCAAGGGTGCACTCATGGTGAATCCTTCCAGATTCCAATCGTGCCCCGGGGAATGGTATTTTTTTCTGCTTCTTTAGGTTAAAGTTGCGAGTTTTGGACCCTTCGCCTCGCGGGGGCTTTGACATCGCGCCCGCTCCGGGCTAGGGAGCCCACCGAGGATCGCCATGCAGCCCAAAGCCATCAACCGCGTCAACCAAGGCATTCAAATCGAGTGGCAAGACGGCCATACCAGCGTCTTTCCTTCCGATTTTCTGCGCCGCGCCTGTCCCTGCGCCGTCTGCAAGGAGGTCCCGGAGCGCGTCGCCACCGGCCTTTTGCCACTCTCCGCCCTCGGGGGCCAAAAGATCGACATCCTCAAGGCCCAGCCCGTCGGCTGGTACGCCCTCCAGTTCACCTTCACCGACCGGCACGAGACGG
The nucleotide sequence above comes from Deltaproteobacteria bacterium PRO3. Encoded proteins:
- a CDS encoding DUF971 domain-containing protein yields the protein MQPKAINRVNQGIQIEWQDGHTSVFPSDFLRRACPCAVCKEVPERVATGLLPLSALGGQKIDILKAQPVGWYALQFTFTDRHETGIYSYEFLRQICPCETCRAAH